Within Bacteroidota bacterium, the genomic segment CGAACAAAAATTATTAATTCAACTATTCCTGTTTATGTTTTGGTAAACCCAAATGCAGCATCAGCAGGAGCTTTAATATCTATTGCCTGTAATAAAATTTATATGTCGAACGGATCGACTATTGGAGCAGCAACAGTTGTTACACAAAATGCAGAGGCACTTCCTGACAAATATCAATCTTATATGCGTGCTATGATGCGCTCAACTGCTGAATTCCGAGGTCGTAATCCAGATATTGCTGAAGCTATGGTTGATCAAAATTTAGAAGTAGAAGGTATTTCACCAAAGGGTCAGGTTTTAACATTAACACGTTCAGAAGCAATAGAAGTAGGCTATTGTGACGGAAATGCTGAAACCATAGAAGAAGTTCTTGCAGCAGAAGGATATGTTAATTATGAAATCAAAGAATTAACATTTACCGGTATCGATAAAATTATAAACTTTCTAATAAATCCTGCTATTCATGGTGTTTTAATTTTAATCATTATTGGCGGTATTTATTATGAGTTACAGAGCCCCGGAATAGGTTTTCCAATAGCAGCCTCAGTTATTGCTGCTATATTATATTTCGCACCTCTCTATCTTGAGAGCCTTGCTGCAAGTTGGGAGATCTTATTATTTGTTGCGGGATTGATACTGATAGGATTGGAAATCTTTGTCATCCCAGGCTTTGGTGTAGCCGGAGTATTGGGTCTAATATGTATGTTAACGGGTTTAACGTTAAGCATGGTTGGTAATGTGTACTTCGATTTTTCATTTTCAGGTGGTCGCGATTTGGTTAAAGCAATGCTAACTGTAACAATATCATTTATTCTAGCCATCGTATTTATTTTTGTTTCAGGAAAGAAAGTATTAGGCAGTCGTTTATTTCAGCGACTTGTTTTACATGAAACATTGGCCAAAGGGAATTATCGTGCAAATGAACATCCTTCTGAATCAAATAATACATCTGATTTATCCGGAGAACATGCAGTAGCATATACCGAAATGCATCCAAGTGGCAAAATATTGCTAAATAATGACATTTATGATGCGATCAGCGAAGGACAATATATTTCTAAAGGTAGTCCAGTTAGAGTGATTGAAGATTTAGGAAATAAGCTTATTGTAAGAGAAGATAATTCAAAAGATATCGCATGAAAATCCCTTACACAAAACTGAGCGGCTTAGTACTGGTTTACTTTATGTCAGTTTTTATTGTTCAGGCACAAACACCATTTTTTAAATCTGGATTATTAATGGGTGTAAATGGCTCGCAAATAACAGGAGATAACATGGTCGGTTTTGATAAAGGTGGACTACTCATCGGACCTTTTGTTGAGCATGAATTTTCAGACATTTCTACCTTGCGTATGGAATTATTGTTTAGCATGAAAGGAAGTGCAGATGCTAAAAGCAAACCCGATCCTAACAGAAATTGGGATTTATATCGTGTAAATTATTTGGAAGTGCCAATACTTTTTGATTATCATGTGTATCAAAAATTTGGTCTAAACGGAGGTTTGGCAGTTGGAGTTAATATAGGAGAGTATTATATCGATGTATATAAGTCAGAATATCCTGACTTTAGTCTGGCAAAAAAAATTGAATATAGTTACTTGATTGGTGGATATTATGAACATAATGCTAAAATGGAATTTTTTATCCGCTACCAAAGCAGCATTATTAATTTTTCCACAGCCAATAATACCCCGTTTTTTCAATTATGGGGACAAAGAAGACCCGGTTACTTAAATGTGCTGGCTAGTTTTGGTTTACGTTATTATTTCGGGCAAAAATAAAATTTCGTGATTTCAAAATATCCTTAATTTTGTATTTGCTAAGTCATTCAGCAATAAATAAAACTTCAAAGGAAATACGAATGAAAAATAAAGATTTAAGAATTAATTTAATAATAGCATCTTTTATTGTTATTGGAATTGTAATTGGATTCATCACCCGTCTTTTTGTTGGAATCCCTAATTTTACCGCTATGGGAGCCATTGCCTTATTTGGTGGTGCATATCTGAGCAATAAAAAGTTAGCGATTATTATCCCGTTAATGGTTTTATTTATTACTGATCTTTTTATTGGTTTGCATAATACCATGATATTCGTTTATATCCCTTTTACTTTAATAATACTGATGGGAATATATTTACGTAAAAACAAAAAGCCCATCCTCATTTTTGGCGCATCTATTCTTGGTTCAGTTCTCTTTTATCTCATATCAAATTTGGGTGTATGGATAACAGGAATGGGTTATTCACCTATTCTAACTCAAGTGTATATAGACGGAATTCCTTTCTTTAGAAATATGTTAGCAGGAGATTTAGCTTTCAATGCTGTTTTCTTCACTAGTGCTTATTTTATTTTTGAAAAGACCACTGCCATTGCCACAGTAAATGAGTAATCAGTTTACTTTAAACGATTCATATAAACATAAGGGACTAAGGCGCAAGCTGGTTCAAAAGGTTAAGGAAAAAGGCATCTATAATGATGCTGTTCTTAATGCCATTGAAACAGTTCCTCGACATTTCTTTCTTGATAGTGCTTTTCATGAATTGGCCTACGAAGATCAGGCTATGCAGATCGGATCTGGTCAAACAATCTCACAGCCTTTTACGGTTGCTTATCAAACTCAAGTGCTTGATATTGTTGAAGGGGATAAAGTATTGGAAATTGGATTAGGTTCTGGATATCAGGCTTGTATATTATTGGAACTTGGTGCAGTTGTTTACTCAATTGAACGCATAGAGCCCTTGTTTGAACGCACCAAAGCATTATTAAGCAAATTGGGCTATCAAGCCAATCTTTTTTTAGGTGATGGAACCATTGGTCTTGAACAACATGCACCTTTTGATAAAATAATTGTTACTGCTGCTGCTCCTGAAATTCCAGACAATTTATTAAATCAACTAGCAATTGGAGGCATTATGGTTATTCCTGTGGGAGGACGTGAAAACCAAATCATGTATAAAGTTTGCCGGACTTCTGAAAAAGATTATAGCAAACAAGCACTCGATGGATTTCGTTTTGTTCCACTAATTGGCAAAAAAGGCTGGAAAAGATAACACGATAAATAATAAGCTTTGTGGAATGCTTGCTAGTACCAATATATATATTCTAACTATTCATTATATTTGATACATTCATAAGATTGTCATGAAATTTCGTTTTGTATTTCAATTTTGTTTCCTAATCATTGCTATTTTGTCTCAGTCATCAGCCTTAATTGCTCAGGTCGAAGAAGATGAAGGATACTTAACAACTAGCTTTAGAGTAACTGACGAAAACAAGCTTTTTATCAATGGAGTAAAAATAATATATACCGACTTAAACACGAATCAGGTAGAATATAAAACAGCTTCAAATGGCAAAGTTGATATCAAATTGCGTCTCGACAGAAATTATCTGATCATTATTTCAGATCCTGCTTATTACACAAAAACAATCGAGGTAAAAACACACATCCGAGAAATTGGTTACAGTACATCCTTCTTTTCCAATATTGAAGTCACACTTTTGGAAAATTGTGAAAAGAATCCATCTCGTTCAAACATTCTTGACA encodes:
- a CDS encoding nodulation protein NfeD — encoded protein: MRKKLILAVSILFIASNFSFASDSLKKDAVIVKLDLKQEVNPSARRNTVKAFDMAEKLNADAIIIDMNTPGGLLNEADSIRTKIINSTIPVYVLVNPNAASAGALISIACNKIYMSNGSTIGAATVVTQNAEALPDKYQSYMRAMMRSTAEFRGRNPDIAEAMVDQNLEVEGISPKGQVLTLTRSEAIEVGYCDGNAETIEEVLAAEGYVNYEIKELTFTGIDKIINFLINPAIHGVLILIIIGGIYYELQSPGIGFPIAASVIAAILYFAPLYLESLAASWEILLFVAGLILIGLEIFVIPGFGVAGVLGLICMLTGLTLSMVGNVYFDFSFSGGRDLVKAMLTVTISFILAIVFIFVSGKKVLGSRLFQRLVLHETLAKGNYRANEHPSESNNTSDLSGEHAVAYTEMHPSGKILLNNDIYDAISEGQYISKGSPVRVIEDLGNKLIVREDNSKDIA
- a CDS encoding outer membrane beta-barrel protein, with the protein product MKIPYTKLSGLVLVYFMSVFIVQAQTPFFKSGLLMGVNGSQITGDNMVGFDKGGLLIGPFVEHEFSDISTLRMELLFSMKGSADAKSKPDPNRNWDLYRVNYLEVPILFDYHVYQKFGLNGGLAVGVNIGEYYIDVYKSEYPDFSLAKKIEYSYLIGGYYEHNAKMEFFIRYQSSIINFSTANNTPFFQLWGQRRPGYLNVLASFGLRYYFGQK
- a CDS encoding protein-L-isoaspartate(D-aspartate) O-methyltransferase translates to MSNQFTLNDSYKHKGLRRKLVQKVKEKGIYNDAVLNAIETVPRHFFLDSAFHELAYEDQAMQIGSGQTISQPFTVAYQTQVLDIVEGDKVLEIGLGSGYQACILLELGAVVYSIERIEPLFERTKALLSKLGYQANLFLGDGTIGLEQHAPFDKIIVTAAAPEIPDNLLNQLAIGGIMVIPVGGRENQIMYKVCRTSEKDYSKQALDGFRFVPLIGKKGWKR